The following DNA comes from Carassius auratus strain Wakin chromosome 46, ASM336829v1, whole genome shotgun sequence.
ATTGAAATGTCTGatcattttaaaattgtgatttccAGGACTGAAATGCAATAAAAGTGAATGTAGTTGCTAAGGTTTTGTATGCTCATAAGGCATAGAATGTTTTGAATCTGAAATGGTTGAAAATCAGAAAAATCAGGTGATTTTCCCTGACTGACACTATACATATCATGACACTTTAACCTCAATTTAGCCTGTTCTCTACTGGTTTATTCTAGATGAAAATATCTGAGGGCTGAGGAGACAGTCCAGATATGTTCTCAGATTAGGTCTATGTAGAGTTTCAAACTATATACCATATAATTTATACCATACCATtaccatgtaaaataaaataacatatcaAATACATTATCTGCTTCTCATGGTCAGTTCATTTATTGAAATGTCTGATCcttttaaaattgtgatttccAGGACTGAAATGCAATAAAAGTGAATGTAGTTGCTAAGGTTTTGTATGCTCATAAGGCATAGAATGTTTTGAATCTGAAATGGTTGAAAATCAGAAAAATCAAAGAACTTAAGAGGTTATGGAAACCTGGGTGCTCACATAAGAAACAGTTAAAATATCTGCAaaccttaaaagaatagtttacccaaaaatgtacatCTCCTGAGCTTTTGCTCAACCATAGGTCATCCACGATGTGGATGAGTTTGctttttcatcagaacagtttcagagaaatttagctttacatcacttattcaccaatggatcctttgcagtgaatgggtgccatcacaaTGAGAGTTCacacagctgatgaaaacattcaCAGTAATCCataaataatccacacaactccagtccatcagttaaagaCTTAattgtgatgtgaaaagctgtgtgtctatccatattattgatttatttattacttttataaatgtGGATAAATCTCTAGTGGAAAAGTCAtctgaatctggagagaaatATATACAGATCAAGCAACTGATTTTGACATTGGTGGATAGatttttttcactgaaggaagggTTATGGAtaatggacttgtattttagccagaagctacaatttaaagttaaaacaccttaatgatggactTGTTTCTTTCACAATTGTTCATACACAACTGCTGATTGTtgaactggagttgtgtggattattacGATGTTTtctatcagctgtctggactcttattctgatagCACCCATTTActccatttgtgagcaagtgatggaatgctaaatttattcagataaaaaaacaaactcaGTATATCAGTAGATTTCagtcaattagattttttttttatttgaactattGCTTCAAAAAGAAGGTATGAATATCAAACTATGAAATACATAGGCATAAACTGCTATAACATCTCCAGTAAGCTTAAAGCAAAATATGTTCCCTTTTGTATTGCAATTCCATTTGCTGAAAGGTCAGCTGAGCTAGTAATTGCACATTTATTACACACCTCATGACTTACACATTAACTGCAGCAGgcttgagagagaaagagacactaGGTCAGCATCTCAGTGAAGTGTCAAGATGTTTGGCCCATCCTGTTTGCaagatttaaatgcattttatggattTATGTCTTTAATGACTTCCAATTAGTTACAAGTCTCTTAAAATAATACATGAGGTTTAATTGTCCTATTCAGAATTGTTAACCAATAACTAGCATTTTTCGATTTGTATAGAAGTCATGGTGGTTTGAACAGATGCCTTCTTCTGTTGGATGCAAAAGATGAGATGGATTGGTTGAATGAGTAATAAGCATCCAACAGTTCATGAGAAGAGTCAAATGTTTCCATAAGATTGCACTGTATTCAGTGTACCATTGCTTCTCTGTGTAATACAGTGGGTCGACAGTTGCATGCTAAACATGTCAACAAAAGATAAGGCACAAGACAAATCTCTGGTAACCATGAGACAGACAGATCTGAGAGGTAAACTGTTCCTCAACGTGTGTGCCATCAGAGAAAACATGCCAGGAAGAGTACACAAAGTCCTCCTTTTGTCACCTGAGCACGGCTGTTTATTCAGAAGCCCATCCCCTTGTTTGAGTTTCGAGGATGTGGAATGTAGTTGCTAACATCTCTTTCCCATATTCAGTCTATGTTTGGTAACAGTTTCTGGGCTGGGGCCAAATGTTTGCCTTTTATGGTTCTGTAAAAAAGCAAATGTAAGATTCTGGCATGTCAGGAGGATTGTAAAGCTCTCAAGATATTGGATGGGCCAGGCTTTGAGAATCGACTCAGATTCACTGATTCGGGCTGATCTGAAGACACAGTTTTGACATATTAAGATATGTAATCAAATTAAGAAGCATATGTtatactatttataatttattagtgaataaaattaaactaaaccaCGAAATGTCTACTACTAAGTGTCTTTTACCTAGGGATGTTTTGGGAGAAAATGTAAGTGAGCAGTTACTGCCCCCTTGTGTATTGTATTTGTCATTGCAGGAAACATGTCACTGTCATTGGTGTTATAATTAAACGAACATTTTTGTGCTACTTTTTTATTAGTCGTTTTATATTTCGTTTCTTTAGCTTTCCTATTATTTCCGTTTTAATTTGAGTGATTTTAGTAGCCTACTTCGACTTGTTatcaatgcaacatttctaattctaatcattctaatacgttttaaagttttacattttcatctaatagCTACTTAcataagatttatttaaattaccaatttttttttaaggttttagttttagttaataagaACAGCGCTACACATTTGTAATTGTCTTCTATTCACCATTTAGAAAAacgtatttttaaattatattaaaaataaattatatttttttgcagatTGATCAACAAGGATGTTTGGTCGCGTTTACTTTGGCTGTGTTTCGAAACCTAGTGAGATATCTACATAGACAGCAAATTTGAGCGTCATGGGCGCGTGCGGCACTTTAGGCCATCCATAAGTCGAAACGCGCCCAAAACTGCTGTAGTAGGCAGCTAGCTAGTGACACACAGCCCTGAGGTCAGTGCCAGTATCACATGTATCGCTTCTCGGCGCATGAGAAACAGATATCAAATACGCACTGCCGAAGTGCTGCGTGTCGAACAACTTTGATTGCCAACATTGATTTCTCTGACTTTATTTCGTCCAATTTTCGTTTGAAGATACtatttattttgttaacattagttgaaataaaatgactGAGCAATCGGCCCTGCTTCTGCGAAAACAGCTAGCAGGTAGGTGGCTAACGTAACTGTTAGCGTGAGCAGTGCgacattatgttattattttatctatACTATCTGTACTAACAAAATTACATAGTGTGTAACGAAAAGCAGTGTGTCAGTGTTTGTGTAAGAGCTTATGGGCTTCGTATTTCCACTTGTAGAGTAAAAAGGTCAGAAGGATTTGCTAGCATGCTAGTGCCTAATAAGTTGGTGAGGTGTAAACATTTTGATCATAAAGCTTAAACCtttcatacatgtatataaaaataagatacattttcaagattattttagttttctgttcATAGTATCAGTTGACACGTGTATGCAGTAGACAAATTAGGAAAtataaatgaagaaacaaattttttttgccttattttatacaattacatGCATTATACACATCTTTATTCCTCTATCGTCTTAAATTCTTCAAGTGATCAcagtattataaatgtatattatgaaAACAGAGATTTTGCAAGGTAAAACTTATTAGTTAATTAGTGTTCTTAAAATGCAACTTAAGCTccaattagctgaaaatgtaatcTAATATTCAGTATTGCCAGAAACGaattataatttacaaatatgtcttattttttttcttcctcagcATGTATATACCTTaccaacttatatatatatatatatatatatatatatatatatataatgtaattaatttaatatagatttaaataatgTGTCTGTTTTACATCTTACAGAGCTCAACAAAAACCCAGTGGAAGGTTTTTCTGCTGGTCtgattgatgatgatgatatctATCAGTGGGAGGTTGTCGTGATCGGCCCTCAGGACACATTGTTGTAAGTAACCAATCCTGTTACAAGCCATGTGGTGTTTGGGTTTAGCTGTAAGATTGGCCGGTTGACTAATCTAGTCTTCTGAAAGCTCAGATCACTTCTAACCAAACCGtttactcactttttttttttttttttttacagcgaaGGTGGATTTTTTAAGGCACATCTCATTTTCCCTCATGATTACCCACTTCGGCCTCCCAAGATGAAGTTTATTACAGAGATTTGGCATCCTAATGGTGAGTGCATGTCGGTGAAATCATTGTCCCCTATAGCGGCTGCCACTGATATTATTCATCATCTCTAACCAGTTGCGAAGAACGGAGATGTTTGCATTTCCATCCTACATGAGCCGGGAGAGGACAAATTTGGCTATGAGAAACCTGAGGAGCGTTGGCTGCCCATCCACACTGTAGAGACCATCATGATTAGCGTGATCTCCATGTTAGCTGATCCAAATGGTGACTCGCCAGCCAATGTGGACGCTGCTGTAAGTTTACTGATTTGTGATGATATATTGAATCACGTTTTATAATAAAAGTCACCATGATATCTAAATGAACATGATGTTTTTGGGATATGATCAGAAGAAATTCAGCCTTTCAAAAATGTTGGCACCTCAAAAATACATTACTATAACACATTATTATTGTAAACATGGTTGCATCATTAATGGCAAGTATTGAATGATTTTAAATAGAAGCATTACCATTTAAGCATCCACATCCTGGATGAAAATTAATCAAAAAGTCACAGTTATGACCATCATAGATCCAATTCCTGATTTATAAAATCAagtcaaacatgcatttttttcctAATTCCACTCCAAAATGTCagtttatttcaatgaaatacCAATTCATGTTTTTGTCCTTCTGAAGCAATGACTGAAACTCATTTGTGTCTGTCTTGCAGAAAGAATGGCGAGACGATCCCAACGGTGAGTTCAAGAGGAAAGTTGCCCGCTGTGTGAGGAAGAGCCAAGAAATGGCATTTGACTAGATGCTCCATCACGGTTACATTTGTTCAGTACATATCAGTTTCCATCTCCATATCTTGAAGTCAATTTCAGGATTTATTTTGGCATTGATTTTAAAACCCATGACAAGCTCATATCAATTTAATAGGTTTAATCATGTGTTGAATTACATTTATGAGTGGCAAAGCTTCATCGCGTAAACTGAATTCTAACCAGCCCCCTGGATAAATTACAAACTTAATAGGCGATCACATATATTTTAGTCACCAGTTATTTGGTTTTGCACCATTTAGGGATATAAAAGTCAccgtaaaatattatatataaatattttttatctgaATGTGTGAGTTCTAGCACGTTTCGTTAATTTCAATTACCCTCCACCTTTTAGTGTGtctgaattatttattatcttaattaggGTGAAATGTACTGCATGACATGTTGTGTTTTGAttcgcttttttttttatctgccacTGAGCCATCAATTTTGAACCGTCTTTTATGCAATTTCGGCGTGTTTTGTGCGTTTATGGTACTAGTAGAGGCTGATGGTCAGATTTCTCTTCTCACTGACAGCCCTAttcccttaaaaaacaaaacaaaacaataccgCAGATGTCTCTCAAAGGGCCATCTCTTTCTCTGCTGCCTTAAGCTGTTCTCCTATTGGAAAGGAAAATTGTATTCAGTGATGTCAAGTCCGTCTCAACGTCTAGTCGGTTTTTGAGCTGGAATCCTCTTTTGGACAAACCAAAAAGTTAGATATTTGCATGAGAGAcagagaatatttttttgtataaatggtAAGCtcaaaagctgtatttttttgtgtatgtaaatATGATGTACTGTACCATAGCTCTatcagtcatttgtttgtgatgcCCCCCCCCTCACATGTAGTTTTGTAACCTCATTTATGACTGTATCCTGTTCACTCTTCTGTTCCCTTAAGGTCCTATCATTTAATTGCTCATTAAAATGTAGCATTTGTCTTACATATCTAGGGTTTGTCCTTATGTTTCATTCTCTTTTAGTCTTGCCTCTGTCCTGTTTTTGATGTCTTGTCAGTCATGTAAATTGCAATTACCTCAGTATCTTCTAAAGGTGCATACGATTCTTGACAACACAGCTTTTAGGATCTTGTGTGAGAGAGGTTTGTTTGGTGTTGCGTAGTActaatgcaaatgtaatttaaatgttcaaaagaCTTAAGCAATAAGTTGTGCATTTTCAGTTGGTCTCGGTCACATTTTGATTGGATTCAGTGGAGTGTTACTGGTGTGAAACTTATTTTCTCCTGTTTGTGTGGTGCTTGGCAGTATTTTTGAGCAATGACAAAAATGTTACTTCTTTCTTCAGCAATCATTTATTCTATTAAATAAGTTcgtataaataaaactattatgaaATCATTGCACACTACGGTTATTGTGTTGTTATGAAACTACTGAATCTGAAAAATGATTTTGTCTATTGAAATaaggctaaaataaaatgtaggaaATTAGTTAAATAAGTTTAAAGGCATCGTCCAtcccaaaaagaaaaacaatcaatGCTGTTGCCACTTACCCTCAAGTTCTAAACCTATATTGAAtttcttctgaacacaaaagtTAATGGTAGCCATTGTCttccatggtatttttttttccatactatggaagtcgatggttaccatcagctgtttggttaccaacattttgcgaaatatcttctttgtgcttaatggtgagtaaatgatgacaggatattcattttaaattttcttACGTCTTCATTCATTCACAACAGATGCGGTTTCTCTTCAATGGATTTTTATTTGACCGGCTCCTGTTGTATATGACAGGCCCGAAATCAAATATACTTGATATCACCAGTAAAAAATATCCAACAGAATCAGGGCAAACACGCTTGCATACACATAAAGATAAAAAACGGACATCAAAAAATCCATCCACGCAGAAATACCAAGAGATCCTAGGTGGTTTCTTACTGGCCAGGCGCAGATAGACTTTTGTTCATGAACTGCTTCTTCACAAAGCACACCCACCACTGTAGAAGAAACAGATATCGGAATGTTATTGGAAAATTATCGAGTTCAATTTCATCACATTGAAGCCTTTCATATAAGACAATCATAATGGTTTGGTGAATctcaaaaaattgaaatattcaaAAGTTATTTCAGTTTCTACAGGCAATGTGCtaaattgtcatgaaaaaaatgttagaatgcaaaaaaaaaataaaaataattggagcaattccaatagggtcctcgcactaaATATTTTCTCAATCAACAATTCAGTTTAAattgtattacagtaaaaaaaagggCTTatgtttaatgaatataatatcaAAATGCACAAGacactaaaaaagaaaaacaaactaacaaaattgAAACAAAACATGTTGTTTTTATGCAACTTTTTAGTCTGTATTAACAATCAAAGAAATTGAAAGGAAATGTATGCCTCGTCAAAAAAACATCCTAAAAACTAACCTtacacttacattttatttttgcgtTTCAGTAACAAGACTTTAGAGAAAACTGTCACAGTGCCCATAAATTAAATaactagataaaataaaatgcctATAAAAACCGTCTCCTGCTTTTGTCGATCACCTTGATTTGACTGCATATATTTCCATATGCCTCACCTTGCTTGGTTTGTCTGTCTGAGGGTCGAACACACGGTCACACAATCTCAGTCCCGTCTCCTGCCGGATTTGTTGCAGGTAAGCCCTCATCGTTTCTGTCCAGGAGAAAAACACGGTATCTAGATCTTTTCTGTAAGCATCAATAACACTTCTAATAAACTCATCGTAAAGAAGGTCTTAGTGGATGTTTAAATCAACCAGACCCAGATAAGTTTTGACTTCATTGTGCCATACCTTCCTCCTGTTTGTTAGAGGGTTTAGAATACATGGCATTCAGAGGGAAGCCAGGTTCTCCAGGGATAGGAAAGTTGGTAATTCCCAGCGTGTACATCTCCTTCTCTCCTTGGCCTCTTGAACTGCACTATGAATCATTTATTAGACTGTTACTTAAGAAGCATTAACAAtgaggaaaatgaaaaaaaccTGATAAACAATTCAACACTTAACGTTTGAAATATACAATGAGCTTTTATTCTTCAAAAGTTACCTTCTGGAGCTTCTTAAGGCATTCAGAGATGTAAAGAGTGGTGTAAATCAAAGTCCGATCAGCctcattctttaaaaaacaaacaaacaaaaaaacacttcaatACAAAATCTCAACAGTTAAGGTTAAATTACAACTGATTACATATGTATATAATGCAAGTTAAGGCAAGCAAGTGCATTTTTCGGGCTCCTGCACAGCCAGCCCGCTGTACGGTCATCCACCTTACCTTAATTTCATAGTTCTTGAAGAAAACATTGGCTTTGAAGTAGTAGATGGCCTCATCAATAATGTCTGTGTCTTTGGCTGAATATGGAAACATGAAGGAAGAGAGGATTTGTCAAATACCCTTTACTAAAGATGACCATTTAAGGAACAACCAGACACAACTCTGATCTCACAGGAGAGTCTTAAATCAAACGTTCTTACTTTCTTTAGCAGCAGGACCCTTAAACTGTGTTTTAAGGGGCAGTAATGCCATATTCCCCACCAGTTTGGTGTCTGCATCCATCAGGCTTGAGTGGTAAGCCTGAAGCGAGTAGAAAATTACAAAAGAGGCAAGAGCTATTTAGTAAGATTCCTTTCATATAGCAAATTTGTTTTAAAGGCGACCAACGTTTAACGAAATTCAGCGATCACTGAGCTTAATGTAAACAAGAAAATCAAGTTCTTCGCATGATGGAGAGAAGCACAAATTCGGTTTCGGACAACATATTTCTAAAACCTACATGTACATCCttggcaataataatattatatataatgtgtatttataaaaCGGTTACATTTGTAGAAAAATGGCCAGAGTAATATGATGTATGTTAGCTCTATGGCTAATAACGCTAAAATATCTAAAACGTGGCACAACAAACTGCCCAGAACGTAAACAATTGCGCCAATCGTTAAGTTTAATGATTCCTTACCGGCATTTtggtacaatatataaaaaattttacaGGCAAAAAAATGAATGTCAGCGCTACGGTCCGCCGCTTCCGCTGTCCCTcctaaccatagacagtaaaagaaaaagcTCCTAACACCGATACAGGAAGTTGAGTAAAATATCCGGACATAACCACTGGGGGGCGCAGAAGGATAACAGTTCTCAGTTGtgcttatatataaaataacgttttttttttttttttttttttatggcattaggTTTTAACAAGGATATAACCAAATATTCATGACTGGGGGCAAATATAACTGTCCACTATTGAACAATCTCATGATAACGATCAACTATTTCTCTCGTCTCTGTCAAAGTCTGTCTAAGACTTTTATGCAACTGGGTTATGACACAATtaataactgataaaaaaaaaaaaaaaaaagaaaacaccacattttccatttccatgtttttactgcaaaaataaatacacacttctaaaaaataaattacattttataaaactcTGCAAAGACTGAGGCATAGCACAGGTTATGGTTGCATCCTTCAACTAATGATATTATGAATGAAAGTGACacaaaatatagtttaaataaatgtaactcttATTTAGTGGAAAACTATCTGTCTTTGAAGTATGATCTCTCCTCTCGCTCAAGAATCATCTCTGTCTTGGAAGAACTCATCAACATTTGGGTTACTGGGTTCCCCATCAGTTTCCTGTAGGGGAAAAAAATAGAGCAGTTTAATGTGCAAATTGCTAATTTTGttgtaatctaaaagtaatttaGTCTAAACaactgtttgtaataaacaagCTTTATAAATATATCTTGGAATCAAACATCAGTTCATAGCAGATGGCAGTAACTTTATGCACAAACCCTGGGCTCTTTAAACTCCAGGTCTTCACCATACTGTATGGAGAAATCAATGTGCTGCAGGACGATGTTGATGCCCTCCTCATCCGTGCGGTCAAAAGGCAGGAAACGAACCATACTGTAATCATCAATCTATAGAAAACAGTGCCATCGTAGTAATTAaacacagaatgaaaaaaaaaaaaaaatgaaaacaggagGCAGCATTTTTGTAACTTACCAAACCACATATTGCCTTGGTTAATTTCCTGAATTTCTTGCTTCTCAAAGCTACAGAGTTGTCCTCCATCATGGAGT
Coding sequences within:
- the LOC113064330 gene encoding ubiquitin-conjugating enzyme E2 G1-like, whose protein sequence is MTEQSALLLRKQLAELNKNPVEGFSAGLIDDDDIYQWEVVVIGPQDTLFEGGFFKAHLIFPHDYPLRPPKMKFITEIWHPNVAKNGDVCISILHEPGEDKFGYEKPEERWLPIHTVETIMISVISMLADPNGDSPANVDAAKEWRDDPNGEFKRKVARCVRKSQEMAFD
- the LOC113064329 gene encoding actin-related protein 2/3 complex subunit 3, with protein sequence MPAYHSSLMDADTKLVGNMALLPLKTQFKGPAAKETKDTDIIDEAIYYFKANVFFKNYEIKNEADRTLIYTTLYISECLKKLQKCSSRGQGEKEMYTLGITNFPIPGEPGFPLNAMYSKPSNKQEEETMRAYLQQIRQETGLRLCDRVFDPQTDKPSKWWVCFVKKQFMNKSLSAPGQ